ACTAATAAGCAAGGTAAGTGCGCAACTGAGGTGATAGATATGACGGGTGAGCATCTGACAGAAGTTATTGAGTCATGGAATCAGCATCAAGTGGCGATTAAAGCTGCCAAATCTACTGAGTTAACTAAATCAACAAAGGCTGCGTAACCAACTTGCCTATAATCCTATGATGAATTTTGGTAGGATAGCGCATATATATTTTATAATGCCATTTTATGAAAATAATTAAAAAATAAGGAGCTACTATGACCCCGCAGAAGTTAAAATGGACAGACAGCTTAGATATTGCCATTGAGCTTTATGAAAAATTCCCAGAGACCGATCCGCAGTATATTCGCTTTACGGATTTGCATCGCTGGGTGACGGAGCTTGAAGGCTTTGACGATGATCCGCAACGCTCCAATGAAGGTATCTTAGAAGCGATTCAGATGAATTGGATCGACGAAGCGGACTAGATTGACCTTTTGACTATTTTTTAGTAATTAACATAGCCTTAATAACAAACATAGCTTTAATAAACATAATCTCAAATGAAAACAGGACATATTGTCTCATGACTGCACCAATCCAAGAACTAACCGACGTACAAACTTGCACAGGCATCAGCGTACGCACCACCAACACCGATGAAATCAGCCATGAAACGGCAAAGTTAGGCAAGCTATGGCAAAATTTTTACAAAAATCACGTGAGCCAACTTGAAAAGGGTCAGGATATCTATGGTATCTATCATAACTATGAGAGTGATGATGTAGGCGCTTTTGATGTGGTTGCGAGTTGGAAGGTGGAAAGTCAGCAAAAACAGTCAGACAATGACGATACGACCAATACTGTCAAAGCTACTAAGAATAAAAATGCAAGCAACCTAACAACGGTTACTATTCCTGCAGGAAAATACATGGTGTTTTCTGAATACGGTAACATGCCTAATACCGTGATGAATGCATGGGAAAAAGCGTGGACGTATTTCAATGATCCAAGCTGTGAGCATACTCGAACTTATAACGTCGACTTTGAGCGTTACGTTGAGGGTAAGTTAGAATATGGTCAAGTCGAGCTGTATATTGGTATTGAGTAAAGTGATTAATATCTATAATAAAAAAGCGCCATCTGTATGAGATGGCGCTTTTTTTACTAGTGCTTATTAATCTAATAGTAAATTCTCTAAAATCCCTTCATAAATCTGCGCCAATTTTCCTAAGTCGTCTACTTCAACTTTTTCATCAACTTGATGAATAGTGGCATTACGCACACCAAGTTCGACCACTTGCGCACCCGTTGGTGCAATAAAGCGTCCATCTGATGTGCCGCCAGAAGTTGATAATGTCGTATCGGTTCCAGTCACAGATTTAATCGCTTGCTGGCATGCTGAGACCAATTTACCTTCAGGCGTCAAAAAAGGCTGACCAGATAATTTCCAATGAATATCATAAGCTGCTTTGCTATCAGCGAAATATCTATCAAAGATAGCGTGGGTTTTTGCTTTTAGTTCATCTTCAGACGTTTCTGTTGAAAAGCGGAAGTTAAATACAGCTTCTAAGGTTTCAGGAATGACGTTGGTTGCGCCCGTTCCACTATTGATATTAGATATTTGTAGTGAAGTCGCAGGGAAGTAATCATTGCCATTATCCCAAGTAGCATTGGTCAGTTCTGCGAGTGCCGACATAGCCGCATGAATGGGATTTGAGGCAAGGTGCGGGTAGGCAACATGACCTTGTTTACCAGTGACGGTAAGTACTGCGCCGAGTGAGCCACGACGACCATTCTTGATGATATCGCCTAATGTATCCGTGCTTGATGGTTCACCAACCAAGCAGTACGTAATTTTCTCATTGCGCGCTTCTAGCGTTTCTACTACCTTGACTGTGCCGTTAATAGAAGGGCCTTCTTCATCTGAGGTGATTAAAAAAGCAATAGAGCCATTGTGCTCAGGATGATTGGCAACGAAACGCTCAGCAGCGACGGTAAAAGCGGCAATACCAGTTTTCATATCAGCGGCACCACGCGCCCATAAATAGCCATCTGCAATGGTTGGGGTAAAGGGCGGATAGGTCCAATTTTTTTCATCGCCTGTTGGGACGACGTCAGTATGACCTGCAAAGCAAATGACTGGATTGGTATTACCGCGGCGCGCCCATAAGTTTTTAACCTCAGCGTGTTCGCCTTTTGCTTGTCTATCACCGTAATACATAAACTCGCAGTCGAAGCCTGCTTGCGTTAGCCGCTCAGACAATATGTCTTGGCAGCCGTCATCATCTGGCGTCACTGATGGACGTTCAAGTAGGGCGATGCTTAAGTCCAAGGTTGCTTGTTGATGAGTTGCTTGCGTCTGAGACTGAGTATTTCGGTTTTTATCAAAATCTGACATGGGAAGCCTTTTTTATTATAGAGGGATAGATAGTATGCTTAGATGTAGATGGTAAGAGAGTCTTTATGAATATTACAGTACTTAAATAACGTCTTCAATAAAAGGCACTAAGCCATCACGGCGCATCCAAGTCGCGATAGAATAACGCTGACGATGGGCGATTTGCACTTGATGCTGTAAGTCACTATCAAATATTACAAGCCTATTAGCGACAGGCATTACATTATGATGGACACCATGTTTATCAACGATTTCTAGCGCGCCGCCGTCACTTGCTGACCACTCATCATTAAGATAAAACACTGCCGAGACAACGCGTTCATTACGTCCAGCCGGATTATCACTATGCCATAGATAGCCAAAACCTACTGGATAACACGCATAATGCGCCTCGCTATGGCGAATACCAGCGTACAAGCTTTGATTGAACAAAGTAGCAAGCGCATTGATACTGTGCAGATAATAAAACCCTGCAAAAAAGTCTTTGGTAATCCAGCGTATTTTATCACCGCGAATATCACTGATACGAATACCCGCCGTTAGCTGAGCATCACGATAATCAATAAAGCCACTTTCCGCTTGCAGTGCTACTAAGGCTTTTCGTTCAAAGACATCGTCAATAATGAGCCAACCATCATCAACAAACGTATCCAACTGTTTATCTGTCAGCTTGTGTTCCCAATTAACCTCAAAATCAGAGGATTGTAATAAATGTTGGGTCGGCAGCGCCTGATTATTATAGTTAGTAGAATTTAAAGATAACAGTGGCGGATTCTCCTTACCTATTGGATTATCAACCACCAACGTCGTTACATCAAGATTGCTAATAATCTTCGTCATTTTGTCTCGCTATCGTCCATTATCTGTCATTACACCGTCAATCTATACCTTTACCCGACCAATCTATGCCTTTTTACCAAAACCATCGTTATCTTTTAGCCATCCTATGCTACCATAGATGCAATTTTTCTTATTTAAACTTTTGAACTTATGAATTATAAACACGCCTATCATGCTGGTAACTTTGCCGATGTTGTTAAACACATTCTATTGGTACAACTACTGAACCAAATGGGGCAAAAAAACAAACCTTTTTATGTGCTTGATGCTTATGGCGGTCGTGGACTGTATTCGCTCGGCAGTGAAGAGGCGCGCAAGACTGGTGAAGCCAAAGGCGGTATCCAAGCTTTGGTAAAAGCCGATGTCGAAAAAGCACCAGCTGCCATCAAAGACTATATGGAAGGCATTAAGCAAGCCCGTTTTACCTATGACAAAAAAGTCTATCCGGGTTCGCCATGGTGGATTGCCCATCATGTTGAAAAAAATCCAGATGCTGGCGTGCGCGGTGAAGCGTTTGAAGCCAAAGCCAGTGAATATGATGCATTGAATTATCAGCTGCATAAATTGCCAATTGGTATTCATCATCGCAATGCTTTTGAAGGTATCGCTGCCGTGATTCCGCCAAAAGAAAAGCGCGGTTTGATCTTTTTAGATCCTCCTTATGAGCAGGAACATAAAGACTTCACGCGTTTGATTGATTTGTTGGTGCATTCTTATAACAAGTGGCCACAAGGCACTTATGCATTATGGTTCCCAATCAAGAACATCGACGCGGTTGAGCTGTTCTATAAAAAACTCAAGCGTACTGAGATGAGACGTCAGCTGGTTTGTGAGCTAAATATTTATCCTAAAGATATCGCTGTCGGTCTGAACGGTACAGGGCTACTTGTGATCAATCCGCCATGGCAGTTCGATAACCAAGCGCGTGAGATACTACGTTTCTTACAGCCTGTATTAAAAGTTGCTGATGCACCAGATTT
The window above is part of the Psychrobacter cryohalolentis K5 genome. Proteins encoded here:
- the iscX gene encoding Fe-S cluster assembly protein IscX; its protein translation is MTPQKLKWTDSLDIAIELYEKFPETDPQYIRFTDLHRWVTELEGFDDDPQRSNEGILEAIQMNWIDEAD
- a CDS encoding GyrI-like domain-containing protein; protein product: MTAPIQELTDVQTCTGISVRTTNTDEISHETAKLGKLWQNFYKNHVSQLEKGQDIYGIYHNYESDDVGAFDVVASWKVESQQKQSDNDDTTNTVKATKNKNASNLTTVTIPAGKYMVFSEYGNMPNTVMNAWEKAWTYFNDPSCEHTRTYNVDFERYVEGKLEYGQVELYIGIE
- the dapE gene encoding succinyl-diaminopimelate desuccinylase, whose translation is MSDFDKNRNTQSQTQATHQQATLDLSIALLERPSVTPDDDGCQDILSERLTQAGFDCEFMYYGDRQAKGEHAEVKNLWARRGNTNPVICFAGHTDVVPTGDEKNWTYPPFTPTIADGYLWARGAADMKTGIAAFTVAAERFVANHPEHNGSIAFLITSDEEGPSINGTVKVVETLEARNEKITYCLVGEPSSTDTLGDIIKNGRRGSLGAVLTVTGKQGHVAYPHLASNPIHAAMSALAELTNATWDNGNDYFPATSLQISNINSGTGATNVIPETLEAVFNFRFSTETSEDELKAKTHAIFDRYFADSKAAYDIHWKLSGQPFLTPEGKLVSACQQAIKSVTGTDTTLSTSGGTSDGRFIAPTGAQVVELGVRNATIHQVDEKVEVDDLGKLAQIYEGILENLLLD
- a CDS encoding 2OG-Fe(II) oxygenase, with the translated sequence MTKIISNLDVTTLVVDNPIGKENPPLLSLNSTNYNNQALPTQHLLQSSDFEVNWEHKLTDKQLDTFVDDGWLIIDDVFERKALVALQAESGFIDYRDAQLTAGIRISDIRGDKIRWITKDFFAGFYYLHSINALATLFNQSLYAGIRHSEAHYACYPVGFGYLWHSDNPAGRNERVVSAVFYLNDEWSASDGGALEIVDKHGVHHNVMPVANRLVIFDSDLQHQVQIAHRQRYSIATWMRRDGLVPFIEDVI
- a CDS encoding 23S rRNA (adenine(2030)-N(6))-methyltransferase RlmJ, yielding MNYKHAYHAGNFADVVKHILLVQLLNQMGQKNKPFYVLDAYGGRGLYSLGSEEARKTGEAKGGIQALVKADVEKAPAAIKDYMEGIKQARFTYDKKVYPGSPWWIAHHVEKNPDAGVRGEAFEAKASEYDALNYQLHKLPIGIHHRNAFEGIAAVIPPKEKRGLIFLDPPYEQEHKDFTRLIDLLVHSYNKWPQGTYALWFPIKNIDAVELFYKKLKRTEMRRQLVCELNIYPKDIAVGLNGTGLLVINPPWQFDNQAREILRFLQPVLKVADAPDLTPDSATTVRWLVGE